A region from the Lentimonas sp. CC4 genome encodes:
- a CDS encoding TonB-dependent receptor — protein sequence MNHFFIKSGALLCATTLFYSANAEDTETTYELEDYVVFSGSSINPLEDYAAPVSVIDEQTLQRDTGGTLASALDWQPGVSTSAFSSGASRPILRGFDGPRVRILNSGIESLDASSISPDHGTTIEPLLTDSVEILRGPSTLLYGSSAIGGAVNVIGKEMPRERLDPDKNIEGAVEARHSTVSDGDTYLGYATVGEGDWAVSVTGLKRNDDDYEIPSDAQEDGEGDTLDNSFFESESYSIGGSWFFGETSRIGFAYSHYDSKYGVPGHEHHDHGGGGHHDDDENVHIDLDSDQYDMDFEVAEPFEGIEALRVRLGYTDYQHKEIEGSEVGTKFENEGWELRTEAVHSPWSIIDEGMIGIQLSDTDFSAKGEEAFTPPATTKTQALFFSEHIHGDVMRYEFGGRVERSDITAKGVHDDYDDLALSVAIAATWQINPSNELSLVLQRSQRNPNSTELYADGPHLATQQYEIGDTDLEQETAYGIDLTYLTRQDRWKAEFSVFYTYFDDYIFAEDLGYETDHLDTYQFVAVDAQFYGFETSVDTTLFESSESSVVLSLMSDYVRALNDDDDDDLPRTPPLRVGSRLGMTHGLWDAGIELRYAFKQNNVADNETETDGYTQLNVDLSRRVEFKNNIAAVFFVRGENLLDEEIRYSTSYLKDEAPLPGINFTMGSRIEF from the coding sequence ATGAATCACTTTTTTATCAAAAGTGGCGCTTTGCTATGCGCCACAACACTCTTTTACTCGGCGAACGCCGAAGACACTGAAACCACCTACGAACTCGAGGACTATGTCGTCTTCTCCGGTTCAAGTATCAATCCCCTCGAGGACTATGCGGCACCCGTTAGTGTAATCGATGAGCAAACACTGCAACGCGATACTGGCGGCACACTTGCCAGCGCACTCGATTGGCAACCCGGCGTCAGCACCAGCGCATTTAGCAGCGGTGCCAGCCGGCCCATCCTCCGCGGCTTTGACGGCCCGCGCGTGCGTATCCTCAACTCCGGCATCGAATCACTCGATGCCTCCAGCATTAGCCCCGACCACGGCACGACGATCGAGCCACTGCTCACCGACAGTGTCGAAATCCTACGCGGTCCCTCGACCTTACTTTATGGCAGCTCCGCGATTGGCGGCGCAGTCAACGTCATCGGTAAGGAGATGCCACGCGAGCGCTTAGATCCTGACAAGAACATCGAAGGAGCCGTCGAAGCGCGCCACAGCACCGTGTCCGACGGCGACACCTACCTAGGCTACGCCACCGTGGGTGAAGGCGACTGGGCGGTCTCAGTCACCGGTCTCAAGCGTAATGACGACGACTACGAGATCCCCAGCGATGCTCAGGAAGACGGCGAAGGCGACACACTCGACAACAGCTTTTTCGAATCCGAGTCTTATTCAATCGGCGGCAGCTGGTTCTTTGGTGAGACCAGCCGCATCGGCTTTGCCTATTCACACTACGACTCGAAGTATGGCGTGCCTGGGCACGAACACCATGACCACGGAGGAGGAGGACATCACGATGATGATGAGAACGTGCACATCGATCTCGACAGCGATCAATACGATATGGACTTTGAGGTCGCTGAGCCATTCGAAGGTATCGAGGCCCTTCGTGTGCGACTCGGTTACACCGATTATCAGCACAAAGAAATTGAAGGTTCAGAGGTCGGCACAAAATTCGAAAACGAAGGTTGGGAGCTCCGCACCGAAGCAGTGCATAGCCCATGGTCCATCATCGATGAAGGTATGATCGGTATTCAATTATCAGATACCGATTTTTCAGCGAAGGGCGAAGAAGCCTTCACGCCTCCAGCAACCACGAAGACACAGGCCCTCTTCTTCAGTGAGCACATTCATGGCGATGTCATGCGCTACGAATTTGGAGGCCGCGTTGAGCGCTCCGACATTACCGCGAAAGGCGTCCATGATGACTACGACGACCTCGCGCTCAGCGTAGCGATTGCAGCCACTTGGCAGATTAACCCGAGCAATGAACTCTCTTTGGTGTTACAACGCTCTCAGCGCAACCCGAACTCGACAGAGCTCTATGCCGACGGACCACACCTGGCCACTCAGCAATACGAAATCGGCGATACGGATCTTGAACAAGAGACCGCCTATGGAATCGACCTAACCTACTTAACGCGGCAAGATCGATGGAAGGCAGAGTTCTCGGTGTTCTACACCTACTTCGACGATTATATATTTGCGGAAGACCTCGGCTACGAGACCGATCACCTCGACACCTATCAATTCGTTGCCGTCGATGCACAATTCTACGGCTTTGAAACAAGCGTTGACACCACCCTATTTGAATCATCAGAGAGCTCCGTCGTGCTGAGCCTGATGAGTGATTACGTGCGCGCACTCAACGACGATGACGACGATGACCTACCACGCACCCCGCCACTACGTGTCGGCTCTAGACTAGGAATGACTCATGGACTATGGGATGCTGGCATCGAACTACGCTATGCCTTCAAGCAAAACAATGTCGCAGATAATGAAACCGAGACCGACGGCTACACCCAGCTCAACGTCGACCTCAGCCGCCGCGTCGAATTCAAAAACAACATCGCAGCCGTCTTCTTTGTCCGCGGAGAAAACCTGCTCGATGAAGAAATTCGCTACAGCACGTCCTACCTCAAAGACGAGGCACCACTGCCTGGGATCAACTTCACCATGGGCAGCCGCATCGAGTTCTAA
- a CDS encoding DUF1566 domain-containing protein: MKKALALILILAAGNLFAQTIVTEVSPDQADPGTTGLTVTFTLPDSTPPTPPVGQTPTSVTIGTISGTSITRVSFDTVTAVFDIPADETEGSKDVAVIFSGPTLTKTAGFTVGDAPAEDDSYPNGPPSSGYNLLSTLNSKSTYLMDNDENIVNTWTSSYNPGNAVYLLEDGTLMRTANTGSTDFDTGGTGGRVEQYDWEGNLIWEYDYDTSTHRQHHDVEVLPNGNILIIAWELKTQVEAVAAGRDPSLISEGELWPDSIIEVAPIGSTGGTIVWEWHAWDHLVQDYDASADNYGTVADHPEKIDLNYTLNGIADWHHINSIDYNAELDQILLSVHNFSEIWIIDHNTTTAEAAGSAGDLLYRWGNPAAYDSGDADDQQLFLQHDAKWIEAHLPGAGNILIFNNGQGRSDGDYSSVDEITPPVAADGSYTAGLPLAPTWSYTNAVPTDFYGANISGAQRLPNGNTLICEGPEKYAFEVTSAGDLVWDTTSSGSMFRFERYTPDFTGFESTELALPTTAYTIVDTGQDGFYNDSAEITEPGIGDEFYGQDATHGGNQPKYEISADGLTVYDYNTGLTWTRSHDINDDGLLNYDDKLSQSDSVAYAATINASTYGGYSDWRLPSIKELYSLMDFRGKDPSPTATDATDLYPFIDTNYFEIGPGDLDAGDRIIDGQFATTTIYVDQVMGNQEAVFGLNLIDGRIKGYPTQTGKLYYVYYCRGNPAYGTNNFADNGDGTVTDHATGLMWAQADDGSGMDWSDALSYAEASELAEHSDWRLPNTKELQSLLDYTRSPSTTASAAIDPVFSATQITNMAGDADYPWYWTGTTHLTYTDDASAGSYVCFGRGTGTMDEGVTIIDVHGAGCQRSDPKTGDAADYPSSGHGPQGDVQRVFNHVRLVRTVQAPVDSVGDGISDAWRSEHFGGDGTTTDSDSEASADPDGDNCDNWCEYMADTDPNDPDSRFTAEGVVDETTFTVFFDSSAERIYTLWRSTDLGEESWETVTDQIDIFGSGGLDNLVDSSAPADRCFYRIGVALP, from the coding sequence ATGAAAAAAGCACTCGCTCTCATCCTCATTCTCGCAGCTGGTAACCTCTTCGCGCAGACGATCGTCACGGAGGTCAGCCCCGATCAAGCGGATCCTGGCACAACAGGCCTAACCGTGACCTTTACGCTGCCAGACTCGACGCCGCCGACGCCACCGGTGGGTCAAACGCCTACTAGCGTCACTATCGGCACGATCTCCGGAACATCGATCACGCGGGTAAGCTTTGATACGGTGACAGCGGTGTTCGACATTCCAGCCGATGAGACTGAGGGCTCAAAAGATGTGGCCGTTATCTTCTCGGGACCGACACTCACTAAAACCGCTGGGTTTACTGTGGGCGACGCACCCGCCGAGGATGACTCATACCCCAACGGCCCACCATCGTCGGGCTATAATCTCCTGAGCACGCTCAATTCGAAGAGCACCTATCTGATGGATAATGACGAGAATATCGTCAACACATGGACCAGCAGCTACAATCCCGGCAACGCGGTCTATCTACTTGAAGACGGCACACTGATGCGCACGGCCAATACTGGCAGCACCGACTTCGATACCGGCGGCACAGGCGGACGAGTGGAACAATACGACTGGGAGGGCAATTTGATTTGGGAATACGACTACGACACGTCTACTCATCGTCAGCATCACGATGTCGAAGTGCTGCCGAACGGTAATATTTTGATCATTGCATGGGAGCTGAAGACGCAAGTCGAGGCCGTGGCGGCTGGGCGCGACCCGAGCCTGATCAGCGAAGGCGAACTCTGGCCTGACTCGATTATTGAAGTGGCACCGATCGGCAGCACTGGAGGCACCATCGTCTGGGAATGGCACGCGTGGGATCACTTGGTTCAGGATTACGATGCATCTGCGGACAACTACGGCACCGTGGCCGACCATCCAGAGAAGATCGACCTCAACTACACTCTGAATGGCATCGCAGATTGGCACCACATCAACTCCATCGACTACAACGCGGAACTCGATCAGATCCTTCTGAGTGTTCACAACTTCAGCGAAATCTGGATCATCGATCATAACACCACCACCGCAGAGGCTGCCGGTTCGGCGGGCGATTTGCTTTACCGCTGGGGCAACCCTGCGGCCTACGACTCTGGCGACGCAGACGATCAGCAACTCTTCCTGCAGCACGACGCGAAGTGGATTGAAGCTCATTTGCCAGGCGCAGGTAATATTCTGATTTTCAACAACGGCCAGGGACGCAGCGATGGCGATTACTCCTCTGTCGATGAAATCACCCCTCCAGTCGCAGCCGATGGCAGTTATACCGCAGGCCTGCCACTCGCACCGACTTGGAGCTACACGAATGCGGTGCCAACCGATTTTTATGGGGCCAATATTTCCGGTGCGCAGCGCTTGCCAAATGGAAATACGCTCATTTGCGAAGGCCCTGAAAAATATGCCTTCGAAGTCACCTCCGCAGGCGACTTGGTCTGGGACACCACTAGCAGTGGCAGTATGTTTCGCTTCGAGCGCTACACCCCCGACTTTACAGGATTTGAAAGCACCGAGCTCGCACTGCCCACGACGGCCTACACGATCGTCGATACTGGGCAGGATGGATTCTATAATGACAGTGCCGAGATCACAGAGCCCGGCATCGGTGATGAATTTTACGGGCAGGATGCCACCCATGGCGGCAACCAACCAAAATACGAAATCAGCGCCGACGGTCTCACCGTTTATGATTACAACACGGGACTGACCTGGACACGCTCGCACGATATTAACGACGATGGCTTGCTCAACTACGATGACAAGCTGAGCCAAAGCGATTCCGTCGCCTATGCTGCCACCATCAACGCTAGCACCTACGGTGGCTACTCCGACTGGAGACTCCCCTCCATCAAGGAACTCTATTCACTCATGGATTTTCGCGGCAAGGATCCGTCGCCCACGGCAACCGATGCGACCGATCTCTATCCCTTTATTGACACGAATTATTTTGAAATTGGCCCCGGCGACCTCGATGCAGGCGATCGGATCATTGATGGCCAATTCGCCACCACCACAATCTATGTCGATCAAGTGATGGGCAACCAGGAGGCGGTGTTCGGCCTCAATCTCATTGACGGGCGCATCAAAGGTTATCCCACGCAAACAGGTAAACTCTATTACGTCTATTATTGCCGTGGAAACCCCGCCTATGGCACCAATAACTTCGCCGACAACGGTGACGGCACTGTCACAGACCATGCCACGGGACTGATGTGGGCGCAGGCCGACGACGGCAGCGGCATGGATTGGAGCGACGCTCTGAGCTATGCCGAAGCCTCCGAGTTGGCCGAGCACAGCGACTGGAGATTGCCCAATACCAAGGAGCTTCAAAGTCTGCTGGACTACACACGTTCACCCAGCACAACCGCGTCCGCCGCGATCGATCCCGTTTTTTCAGCCACGCAAATCACCAACATGGCCGGTGATGCCGATTACCCGTGGTATTGGACCGGCACGACACACCTGACCTATACCGACGATGCGTCTGCAGGATCGTATGTGTGCTTCGGACGTGGAACAGGAACCATGGACGAAGGCGTCACCATCATCGACGTCCACGGTGCGGGGTGTCAGCGCAGCGATCCTAAAACTGGCGATGCGGCCGATTATCCGAGCTCCGGTCACGGCCCGCAAGGCGATGTTCAACGCGTGTTTAACCACGTCCGCCTCGTCCGCACGGTGCAAGCGCCCGTGGACAGTGTCGGCGACGGGATCAGTGATGCCTGGCGCAGCGAACACTTCGGAGGCGACGGCACCACCACCGATTCCGACTCGGAGGCT
- a CDS encoding DUF1566 domain-containing protein, whose amino-acid sequence MTLRTLCTLLCALQTLNAADNLTYPIVDTAQNRAYGERNEISYPTLGDPFYGQDAQYAGAQPSYKDNGDGTVSDKVTGLMWTQDPGKKMTFTAASKGASKCKVGGHTDWRLPTIKELYSLIQLNGTDPDPQSSDTSNLKPFIDDSIFKFTYGKEEDGDRIIDSQFATSTKYVSTTMRGAETMFGVNFADGRIKGYGIEDPRGRGEKTFYVLYVRNNPDYGVNQFKDNGDGTITDSATGLTWMQADSTTGMDWPTALEYAEDLELAGHSDWRLPNAKELQSIIDYTRSPDTTDSAAIDPIFEATVIQNEGGKKDFAQYWTSTTHISTRGADTAVYFAFGRSLGWMADRRSKSESKTLLDVHGAGSQRSDPKVGDASRFPEGRGPQGDVIRIENMVRCVRGGNVEISTESPKVEQPKASARRQSPNNEPKQQPKRGDSSNKGFMSREDKNNDGKVAKDEFRGPEQHFDHLDKNGDGFITTDEAPTGPPSSQRRQ is encoded by the coding sequence ATGACCTTACGAACCCTCTGCACCCTTCTCTGCGCACTACAGACCTTAAATGCCGCAGACAACCTGACTTACCCCATTGTTGATACCGCGCAAAACCGAGCTTACGGCGAACGCAACGAAATCAGCTATCCTACCCTAGGCGATCCATTCTATGGGCAAGACGCACAATATGCTGGAGCCCAACCGTCTTACAAAGACAACGGCGACGGAACAGTCTCGGACAAGGTAACCGGCCTAATGTGGACGCAAGACCCAGGCAAAAAGATGACTTTCACCGCAGCCAGCAAGGGTGCTTCCAAGTGTAAAGTCGGTGGCCACACCGATTGGCGTCTGCCAACCATCAAAGAGCTCTATTCACTGATCCAGCTCAACGGCACCGACCCCGACCCACAGAGTAGCGACACCTCCAACCTCAAGCCGTTCATTGATGACAGCATCTTCAAGTTCACCTACGGAAAAGAAGAAGATGGCGATCGCATCATCGATTCACAATTTGCCACCTCAACGAAATATGTCAGCACCACCATGCGCGGCGCCGAAACCATGTTTGGAGTGAACTTTGCCGACGGACGAATTAAAGGCTATGGCATTGAAGACCCACGCGGCCGAGGGGAGAAAACCTTTTATGTGCTCTACGTGCGCAACAATCCCGACTACGGCGTCAATCAATTCAAAGACAACGGCGACGGCACCATCACCGATAGTGCGACGGGACTCACTTGGATGCAGGCCGACAGCACCACAGGTATGGATTGGCCAACCGCGCTCGAATATGCCGAAGACCTCGAACTCGCAGGTCACTCGGACTGGCGCCTGCCCAACGCTAAGGAACTTCAGAGTATTATCGACTACACCCGATCACCCGACACCACCGACTCGGCGGCGATCGACCCGATCTTTGAGGCGACCGTCATTCAGAATGAAGGCGGAAAAAAAGATTTCGCTCAATACTGGACGAGCACCACCCATATCAGCACGCGCGGTGCCGATACCGCTGTTTACTTTGCCTTCGGCCGCTCACTCGGTTGGATGGCTGATCGTCGCTCCAAATCTGAGAGTAAAACACTACTGGATGTCCACGGCGCAGGCTCACAGCGTAGCGATCCAAAAGTCGGCGACGCTTCGCGCTTCCCCGAAGGACGCGGCCCTCAAGGCGACGTGATCCGTATCGAGAACATGGTGCGCTGTGTGCGCGGAGGAAATGTTGAAATTTCTACAGAGAGTCCAAAGGTCGAGCAACCAAAGGCATCCGCACGCCGACAGTCCCCTAACAACGAACCGAAGCAACAACCGAAGCGGGGTGACAGCTCAAACAAAGGCTTTATGTCACGTGAGGATAAAAATAATGACGGCAAAGTCGCCAAAGATGAATTCCGCGGCCCCGAGCAGCACTTCGACCATCTCGACAAGAACGGCGATGGCTTCATCACCACAGACGAAGCCCCCACAGGTCCACCCTCTAGCCAGCGCAGACAGTAA
- a CDS encoding alpha/beta fold hydrolase yields the protein MPPVKLNSLRFENPKAPALVILHGLLGGSRNWTTIGKALKDRFDVHILDLRNHGGSPHTNNMRWSELTSDLSAYLRANDLMDVVLMGHSLGGKIAMKFACDHPAVVKKLVIVDIAAKSYPPYHDNEFRAMKRVPAGAFTNRREAEEVLKQNIPDWGLRQFIMTNLVRGEFGLEWQCNLEVLHSSLPIIRQNSLSGLDNFNKPTLLIAGGKSDFIKDGDVKEMKQWLPQVKLVTLPKAGHNVHVDDRQGFIEALKKWA from the coding sequence ATGCCACCAGTTAAGCTCAATTCTCTTCGTTTCGAAAATCCTAAGGCACCCGCATTGGTCATCTTGCATGGCTTGTTGGGCGGCTCGCGCAATTGGACGACGATCGGTAAGGCGCTGAAAGATCGCTTTGATGTGCACATCTTGGATCTGCGTAATCATGGCGGTTCGCCACACACAAATAATATGCGCTGGTCGGAGCTGACGTCTGACCTGTCCGCTTATTTGCGAGCCAATGATTTGATGGATGTGGTGCTGATGGGACATAGCCTCGGCGGCAAGATCGCGATGAAGTTTGCCTGTGATCACCCAGCGGTGGTGAAGAAGTTGGTCATCGTAGATATCGCTGCGAAGTCGTATCCTCCGTATCACGACAATGAATTTCGTGCGATGAAGCGTGTGCCTGCCGGTGCATTCACGAATCGCCGTGAAGCCGAAGAGGTGCTCAAGCAAAACATTCCGGACTGGGGGCTACGCCAGTTTATCATGACCAACCTCGTGCGCGGTGAGTTTGGCCTCGAGTGGCAGTGTAATCTTGAAGTGCTGCACAGTAGTTTGCCAATCATCCGCCAGAACTCGCTCAGTGGGCTGGATAATTTCAATAAGCCGACACTCCTGATCGCAGGTGGAAAGTCTGACTTTATCAAAGACGGCGACGTCAAAGAAATGAAGCAGTGGCTACCTCAAGTGAAGCTCGTGACACTACCGAAGGCAGGGCACAACGTGCACGTCGACGACCGTCAGGGCTTTATTGAAGCGCTGAAGAAGTGGGCGTAG
- a CDS encoding polyprenyl synthetase family protein has product MTTRSQSEADAVAAAGFSEVYQPVKSYLDDLDVFLQSQVEQLEPEVQEHVRYVFGHSGKRLRPMLVAYSGWQGPAENAAADLVTLGSVIELVHLATLVHDDILDEADTRHRQETAAKKYGPAAAVLIGDVLFSHALKLASEFETNEVCRTVAHATSRVCAGEIAQTYQRGEVNYSREFYFRVIQLKTAELFEVSCRLGAKIAGYSDAFSEAAGLFGRHVGIAYQIFDDLVDLYADESMIGKTLGTDLDKGKFTLPLLLLLEKLPEDERDSLMARFKAGDKTVSADFTSRLHDFPIFDEVVATFEGELAKATDAVAPFSELAPVGAMQKIAELVRAQLGRIQ; this is encoded by the coding sequence ATGACTACCCGCTCACAGTCCGAGGCCGATGCAGTGGCCGCCGCCGGTTTTTCCGAAGTTTACCAACCGGTAAAATCTTACCTGGATGATCTTGATGTCTTCCTGCAGTCGCAGGTGGAGCAGCTCGAGCCGGAAGTGCAGGAGCATGTGCGCTATGTGTTCGGTCACAGTGGCAAGCGCTTGCGCCCTATGCTCGTGGCTTACAGTGGCTGGCAGGGGCCGGCGGAAAACGCTGCGGCGGATCTGGTGACGCTGGGCTCGGTCATCGAGCTCGTGCATTTGGCAACGCTGGTGCACGACGATATTTTAGATGAAGCAGATACACGTCACCGACAGGAGACAGCTGCTAAAAAATACGGCCCAGCGGCTGCGGTATTGATCGGGGATGTGCTGTTTTCGCATGCGCTCAAGTTGGCGTCTGAGTTCGAGACCAACGAAGTCTGCCGCACGGTTGCACATGCGACGTCGCGCGTGTGTGCCGGTGAAATCGCCCAGACCTACCAACGCGGCGAGGTGAACTACAGTCGTGAGTTTTACTTTCGTGTGATTCAGCTCAAGACGGCTGAGCTCTTTGAAGTGTCGTGCCGTTTGGGTGCGAAGATTGCGGGGTATTCGGATGCGTTCAGCGAAGCTGCCGGCTTGTTCGGACGTCACGTGGGCATTGCGTATCAAATCTTTGACGATCTGGTAGATCTGTATGCCGACGAATCGATGATCGGCAAGACGCTCGGCACCGACCTCGATAAGGGCAAGTTCACACTGCCGCTCTTGTTGCTGCTTGAGAAATTACCTGAAGACGAGCGCGACAGCTTGATGGCACGCTTCAAGGCGGGCGACAAGACGGTGTCGGCTGACTTCACGTCACGCCTGCACGACTTTCCGATTTTTGACGAAGTGGTTGCTACCTTTGAAGGCGAGCTGGCGAAAGCAACGGATGCCGTGGCACCGTTCAGCGAGTTAGCACCCGTCGGTGCGATGCAGAAGATTGCGGAGTTGGTTCGGGCACAGTTGGGGCGGATTCAGTAA
- a CDS encoding phosphotyrosine protein phosphatase yields the protein MNVLFVCSMNQWRSPTAEKLYSKVPLMNVRSAGTSSKARRHVSLKDLQWADLVIVMESKHKQQLAAEYRQALRGCEVHVLEIEDRYKFMDPELVEELKYAIDPIL from the coding sequence ATGAATGTCCTCTTTGTCTGCTCCATGAATCAGTGGCGCAGTCCGACTGCGGAAAAGCTCTACAGTAAGGTGCCTTTGATGAATGTCCGCTCTGCTGGCACGAGCTCAAAGGCACGTCGGCATGTTTCGCTCAAGGATTTACAGTGGGCGGATCTGGTGATCGTGATGGAATCGAAGCACAAGCAACAACTTGCCGCGGAGTATCGGCAAGCGTTGCGTGGCTGCGAGGTGCATGTCCTCGAGATTGAAGACCGCTACAAGTTTATGGATCCGGAACTGGTCGAGGAGCTGAAGTATGCGATCGATCCGATTCTGTAG